From one Sphingomonas sp. BT-65 genomic stretch:
- a CDS encoding NRDE family protein has translation MCVLALAWHAHPDWRLVAAGNRDERHDRPAAALARWMAGGPVIAGRDLVAGGTWLGLNESGRFAAVTNVHGQVPDPAKASRGALVTDMLAGNEPADLEAFNPFNLIAVEPEGPMFLTNRPEPLHRPLGAGMHGLSNGLLDTLWPKTLRLQAGVASWLAAGGEAIEPLFAALADERPAGSPELDEPDVFEPVNSPVFIRGPVYGTRCSTVVTVDRDGRGRIAERRFHADGAPAGETVLRFRWP, from the coding sequence ATGTGTGTTCTGGCGCTGGCATGGCATGCGCATCCGGATTGGCGGCTGGTGGCGGCGGGCAACCGCGACGAGCGGCATGACCGGCCGGCGGCGGCGCTGGCGCGGTGGATGGCCGGCGGGCCCGTCATTGCCGGGCGCGACCTGGTGGCGGGCGGGACCTGGCTCGGGCTGAACGAGAGCGGGCGGTTCGCGGCGGTGACCAATGTGCATGGACAGGTGCCCGACCCGGCGAAAGCTTCGCGCGGGGCGCTGGTGACGGACATGCTGGCGGGGAACGAGCCCGCGGACCTAGAGGCGTTCAACCCCTTCAACCTGATCGCGGTCGAGCCCGAGGGGCCGATGTTCCTGACCAACCGGCCCGAGCCGCTGCACCGGCCCTTGGGCGCGGGGATGCACGGGCTGTCGAACGGATTGCTCGATACCTTGTGGCCCAAGACGCTGCGGCTGCAGGCGGGGGTGGCGAGCTGGCTGGCGGCGGGCGGCGAGGCGATCGAGCCCTTGTTCGCGGCGCTGGCCGACGAGCGGCCGGCGGGATCGCCCGAGCTGGACGAGCCGGACGTGTTCGAGCCGGTCAACTCGCCGGTGTTCATCCGCGGGCCGGTCTATGGCACGCGGTGCAGCACGGTGGTGACGGTGGACCGCGACGGGCGCGGGCGGATCGCCGAGCGGCGCTTCCATGCCGACGGCGCGCCGGCGGGCGAGACGGTGTTGCGCTTTCGCTGGCCGTGA
- a CDS encoding HK97 family phage prohead protease, whose protein sequence is MSVRFAGYAAVFDAPDRGGDVIRKGAFGPRVRRVPLLWQHRGEPVGVIEAIGEDARGLRVTGRIDAPELAERVAKGAVTGLSFGYRVRGARHGRWRELNAVELCEVSLVARPMQRLARVHAVAPFKLD, encoded by the coding sequence GTGAGCGTTCGGTTCGCGGGGTACGCGGCGGTGTTCGATGCGCCCGACCGCGGCGGGGACGTGATCCGCAAGGGCGCGTTCGGCCCGCGGGTGCGGCGCGTGCCGCTGCTATGGCAGCATCGCGGCGAGCCGGTGGGCGTGATCGAGGCGATTGGCGAAGATGCGCGCGGGCTGCGCGTGACCGGGCGGATCGATGCGCCCGAACTGGCGGAGCGGGTAGCGAAGGGCGCGGTGACCGGGCTGAGCTTCGGTTATCGCGTGCGTGGCGCACGGCATGGCCGCTGGCGTGAGCTGAATGCGGTCGAGCTGTGCGAGGTCAGCCTGGTGGCGCGGCCGATGCAGAGGCTGGCGCGGGTTCATGCTGTGGCTCCGTTCAAACTCGATTAA
- a CDS encoding PilZ domain-containing protein, producing MRSYAVAPEANLVSDQRAPDQRSDERFTTLFRVARVVLEDGAQHLCLIRNIGAGGLMLETYARFDTGTAVRVEPKGSAPVNGKICWVKDRNAGVTFDAPIDVAAYLNPHQLSPTLEAPRGPRLTVDRRARLRVGVMWHLVDLIDLSQKGAKVKSDLPMELEASVELMVERLAPVSGRVRWIKEDRIGIEFSRAIALADLAEWVSALSDEEAAPAGD from the coding sequence GTGCGAAGCTATGCGGTTGCGCCGGAAGCGAACCTTGTATCTGATCAGCGTGCGCCTGACCAACGTTCAGACGAACGGTTCACGACGCTGTTCCGCGTCGCCCGCGTCGTCCTCGAGGACGGCGCGCAGCATTTGTGCCTGATCCGCAACATCGGCGCCGGTGGCCTGATGCTGGAAACCTATGCGCGGTTCGACACGGGAACGGCGGTGCGAGTCGAACCCAAGGGGTCCGCGCCAGTCAACGGCAAGATCTGCTGGGTGAAGGACAGGAATGCCGGCGTCACCTTCGACGCGCCGATCGATGTCGCGGCCTATCTCAATCCGCACCAGCTGTCACCGACGCTGGAGGCGCCGCGCGGGCCGCGGCTCACGGTCGACCGCCGCGCGCGGCTGCGCGTGGGGGTGATGTGGCACCTCGTCGACCTGATCGACCTGTCGCAAAAGGGCGCGAAGGTCAAAAGCGACCTGCCGATGGAGCTGGAGGCGAGCGTCGAGCTGATGGTCGAGCGCCTCGCCCCGGTGTCGGGCCGGGTGCGCTGGATCAAGGAGGACCGGATCGGCATCGAGTTCTCGCGCGCGATCGCGCTCGCCGATCTCGCCGAATGGGTGAGCGCACTGTCCGATGAGGAGGCCGCGCCCGCGGGCGATTGA
- a CDS encoding phage portal protein, with amino-acid sequence MKWFGKRRDASRPALTRAHGAAGVLGEWPQSYEAQVREGYCANPVAQRAVKIIAEGVADAPIAASDPALLALVAMRTQGQALIAALAAQLLLHGNAFVQLLGDGAGGVAELFALRPERVSVETDAGGWPAAYRYRVGGSVSRIAAEDAAGKPQVIHLKAFSPVDDHYGLGCLGAASGAIAIHNAATRWNKALLDNAARPSGALVYDPGDGSALAPAQFDRLKADMEAAFSGAANAGRPMLLEGGLKWQAMSLTPADMDFVGLKAAAAREIALAFGVPPMLVGLPGDNSYANYREANRAVWRLTILPLADKILTELTQGLSGWFPDAWLRVEIDKLPAMAEDRERLWRSVSAADFLTTEEKRAMLGLEGGAA; translated from the coding sequence ATGAAATGGTTCGGGAAGCGGCGCGATGCGTCGCGGCCGGCGCTGACGCGCGCGCATGGCGCGGCGGGCGTGCTCGGCGAATGGCCGCAAAGCTATGAGGCGCAGGTGCGTGAGGGCTATTGCGCCAACCCGGTGGCGCAGCGCGCGGTGAAGATCATCGCCGAGGGCGTGGCGGACGCGCCAATCGCGGCATCCGACCCGGCGCTGCTGGCGCTGGTGGCGATGCGGACGCAGGGGCAGGCGCTGATCGCGGCGCTGGCGGCGCAATTGCTGCTCCACGGCAACGCGTTCGTGCAGCTGCTGGGCGACGGCGCCGGGGGGGTGGCGGAGCTGTTCGCGCTGCGGCCCGAACGGGTCAGCGTCGAGACCGACGCGGGCGGCTGGCCCGCCGCCTATCGCTATCGCGTGGGCGGAAGCGTGAGCCGGATCGCGGCGGAGGATGCGGCGGGCAAACCGCAGGTGATCCATTTGAAGGCGTTCAGCCCGGTCGACGATCATTATGGCCTTGGCTGCCTGGGCGCGGCATCGGGCGCGATTGCGATCCACAATGCGGCGACACGCTGGAACAAGGCGTTGCTCGACAATGCGGCGCGGCCGTCGGGGGCGCTGGTCTATGATCCGGGCGACGGATCGGCGCTGGCGCCGGCGCAGTTCGACCGGCTGAAGGCGGACATGGAGGCGGCGTTCTCGGGTGCGGCCAATGCGGGGCGGCCGATGCTGCTCGAGGGCGGGCTCAAATGGCAGGCGATGAGCCTGACCCCGGCGGATATGGATTTCGTCGGGCTGAAGGCCGCGGCGGCGCGCGAGATCGCGCTGGCGTTCGGCGTGCCGCCGATGCTGGTCGGCCTGCCCGGCGACAACAGCTATGCCAATTATCGCGAGGCCAATCGCGCGGTGTGGCGGCTGACGATCCTGCCGCTCGCCGACAAGATCCTGACCGAACTGACGCAAGGGCTGAGCGGCTGGTTTCCGGATGCCTGGCTGCGGGTCGAGATCGACAAGCTGCCGGCGATGGCGGAGGACCGCGAGCGGCTGTGGCGGTCGGTCAGCGCGGCGGATTTCCTGACGACGGAAGAGAAGCGGGCAATGCTCGGCCTGGAAGGAGGCGCGGCATGA
- a CDS encoding Panacea domain-containing protein: MTLTQQDRTEAVAHYIIARADPNKLGAVKLNKVMWFADLEAYRRLGRTVTGQASYEKRQHGPVPNNIVRSIRRLEQSDKIATREVPTFGGTRREHVWLQKPDLSTFSADEVDILNEAIDWVCELHTARSISELSHDKLWENAEIGEQIPVGAAVVVPDDLDGTDIAWALSAMDRASA; this comes from the coding sequence GTGACCCTGACACAGCAGGATCGCACTGAAGCTGTGGCGCACTACATTATCGCACGCGCAGACCCGAATAAACTCGGTGCTGTAAAGCTCAACAAGGTAATGTGGTTTGCGGATTTGGAGGCGTATCGGCGGCTCGGCCGTACCGTAACTGGTCAGGCCTCGTACGAAAAACGCCAACACGGCCCAGTGCCAAACAATATTGTTCGAAGCATTCGCCGCTTGGAACAGAGTGATAAGATCGCGACGCGCGAGGTACCGACGTTCGGCGGTACCCGGCGCGAACACGTGTGGCTGCAGAAGCCGGATTTGTCGACGTTTAGCGCCGATGAGGTCGATATCCTGAATGAGGCAATCGATTGGGTATGCGAACTCCATACCGCTCGATCGATCAGTGAGCTGTCGCATGACAAGCTTTGGGAAAACGCCGAGATCGGAGAGCAAATTCCTGTAGGAGCGGCGGTCGTAGTGCCGGACGATCTCGACGGGACGGATATCGCTTGGGCACTAAGTGCAATGGATCGCGCTAGCGCATGA
- a CDS encoding spermidine synthase, with protein sequence MTPRELIGVAEVPGGEPLRLFRRGGDFMIVLDRNELMSSRMSGSEEALAELTLARLKAPKEARLLIGGYGMGFTLRRALALLGPAGKAVVAELVPGIIDWARGPMAELAAGCLDDPRTEVMIGDVGAVIAQGRGEYDAILLDVDNGPDGLTRLANDRLYTFDGLRAAQAALKPGGILAVWSAAPDDRFRRRMGEAGFAVEEVAVRARSNGKGPRHVIWFGRK encoded by the coding sequence TTGACCCCGCGCGAGCTGATCGGCGTGGCCGAGGTGCCGGGCGGCGAGCCGCTGCGGCTGTTCCGGCGCGGGGGCGACTTCATGATCGTGCTCGACCGCAACGAGCTGATGTCGAGCCGGATGAGCGGATCGGAAGAGGCGCTGGCGGAGCTGACGCTGGCGCGGCTGAAGGCGCCGAAGGAGGCACGGCTGCTGATCGGCGGGTACGGCATGGGGTTCACGCTGCGCAGGGCGCTGGCGCTGCTGGGGCCGGCGGGCAAGGCGGTGGTGGCCGAGCTGGTGCCCGGGATCATCGACTGGGCGCGCGGGCCGATGGCCGAGCTTGCCGCCGGGTGCCTCGACGATCCGCGGACGGAAGTGATGATCGGCGATGTCGGCGCGGTGATCGCGCAGGGGCGTGGCGAATATGACGCGATCCTGCTCGACGTGGACAATGGTCCGGACGGGCTGACGCGGCTGGCGAACGACCGGCTCTATACGTTCGACGGGCTGCGCGCGGCGCAGGCGGCGCTGAAGCCTGGCGGGATTCTGGCGGTGTGGTCGGCGGCGCCGGACGACCGCTTCCGGCGGCGGATGGGCGAGGCCGGGTTTGCAGTGGAAGAGGTGGCGGTGCGCGCAAGGTCCAATGGCAAGGGACCGCGGCACGTGATCTGGTTCGGAAGGAAATAG
- a CDS encoding DUF6127 family protein, which produces MNSGLLAQLIAQGAAEGADLATLRAIAEEAGELGASRALTRLGLDDPQAAKDMSDLRELLEAWRDAKRSAVKAVAGWVVRMLLALVVIGLAVKLGFWGLGK; this is translated from the coding sequence ATGAACAGCGGACTGCTGGCGCAGCTGATCGCACAGGGTGCGGCCGAGGGCGCGGACCTGGCGACCTTGCGCGCGATTGCCGAGGAAGCGGGCGAGCTCGGCGCAAGCCGCGCGCTGACTCGACTGGGGCTCGACGACCCGCAGGCGGCCAAGGACATGAGCGATCTGCGCGAGCTGCTCGAGGCATGGCGCGACGCCAAGCGCTCGGCGGTGAAGGCCGTGGCGGGCTGGGTGGTGCGGATGCTGCTCGCGCTGGTGGTGATCGGGCTGGCGGTGAAGCTCGGCTTCTGGGGGCTGGGCAAGTGA
- a CDS encoding GFA family protein codes for MSNRVASCSCGQLRLTCAGEPVRVSICHCLECQKRTGSVFATQARFAREEVTREGRSTTWTRAGDSGGSALFHFCPVCGSTVYWEPAEMPDLVYVAVGAFADPAFPAPYVSVYEERQHPWALAAGQLPLEHFF; via the coding sequence ATGTCGAACCGGGTCGCGTCGTGCAGTTGCGGACAGCTTCGCCTGACCTGCGCGGGCGAGCCGGTTCGCGTGTCGATCTGCCATTGCCTCGAATGCCAGAAACGCACCGGCAGCGTCTTCGCGACGCAGGCACGCTTCGCGCGCGAGGAGGTGACGCGCGAGGGCCGCTCGACGACCTGGACGCGGGCCGGCGACAGCGGCGGGTCGGCGCTGTTCCATTTCTGTCCGGTGTGCGGCTCGACGGTCTATTGGGAGCCTGCGGAGATGCCGGATCTGGTCTATGTGGCGGTGGGGGCGTTCGCCGATCCGGCGTTTCCGGCGCCGTATGTGTCGGTCTATGAGGAGCGGCAGCACCCCTGGGCGCTCGCGGCGGGGCAGCTGCCGCTGGAGCATTTCTTCTAG